A single genomic interval of Acipenser ruthenus chromosome 28, fAciRut3.2 maternal haplotype, whole genome shotgun sequence harbors:
- the LOC117435129 gene encoding importin subunit beta-1-like translates to MELITILEKTVSPDRTELEAAQKFLEQAAIENLPTFLVELSKVLANPGNSQVARVAAGLQVKNSLTSKDPDVKTQYQQRWLAIDANARREVKNYVLQTLGTETYRPSSASQCVAGIACAEIPVNQWPELVPQLVANVTDPSSTEHMKESTLEAIGYICQDIDPEQLQDNANQILTAIIQGMRKEEPSNNVKLAATNALLNSLEFTKANFDKETERHFIMQVVCEATQCPDTRVRVAALQNLVKIMSLYYQYMETYMGPALFAITIEAMKSDIDEVALQGIEFWSNVCDEEMDLAIEASEAAEQGRPPEHTSKFYAKGALQYLVPILTQTLTKQDENDDDDDWNPCKAAGVCLMLLATCCEDDVVPHVLPFIKEHIKHPDWRYRDASVMAFGSILEGPELNQLKPLVIQAMPTLIELMKDQSVVVRDTTAWTVGRICELLPEAAINEVYLAPLLQCLIDGLGAEPRVASNVCWAFSSLAEAAYEAADVADDQEEPATYCLSSSFELIVQKLLETTDRPDGHQNNLRSAAYEALMEIVKNSAKDCYPAVQKTTLVIMERLQRVLQMESHIQSTSDRIQFNDLQSLLCATLQNVLRKVQHQDALQISDVVMASLLRMFQSTAGSGGVQEDALMAVSTLVEVLGSDFLKYMEAFKPFLGIGLKNYAEYQVCLAAVGLVCDLCRALMTNILPHCDEIMQLLLENLGNENVHRSVKPQILCAFGDIALAIGGEFKKYLEIVLDTLQQASQAQVDKTDYDMVDYLNELREGCLEAYTGIIQGLKGDQENVHPDVMLVQPRVEFILSFIHHVAEDEDHSDGVVANAAGLIGDLCTVFGKDVMKLVEVRPMINELLTEGRRSKTSKTKTLATWATKELRKLKNQA, encoded by the exons CCCACTTTCCTTGTGGAACTCTCCAAAGTGCTTGCAAACCCAGGAAACAGCCAGGTTGCCCGAGTCGCCGCAGGCCTACAGGTCAAGAACTCGCTGACTTCCAAGGACCCTGATGTGAAAACGCAGTACCAGCAGAGATGGCTCGCCATCGACGCCAACGCACGAAGGGAAGTCAAGAACTAT gTGCTGCAAACTTTGGGTACAGAAACATACAGGCCCAGTTCAGCCTCCCAGTGCGTGGCTGGTATTGCCTGTGCGGAGATCCCAGTGAACCAGTGGCCTGAACTCGTTCCCCAACTCGTAGCAAATGTCACAGACCCCAGCAGCACTGAACACATGAAGGAGTCAACACTGGAAGCCATTGGGTACATCTGCCAGGACATT gacCCAGAGCAGCTGCAGGACAATGCGAATCAGATCCTAACGGCCATCATCCAGGGCATGAGAAAAGAGGAGCCCAGCAACAATGTCAAACTGGCAGCTACCAACGCCCTGCTCAATTCCTTGGAGTTCACCAAAGCAAACTTCGACAAAGAG ACCGAAAGACACTTTATTATGCAGGTAGTTTGTGAAGCAACGCAGTGTCCAGACACAAGA gtcCGAGTAGCTGCCTTGCAGAACCTGGTGAAGATCATGTCCCTGTATTATCAGTACATGGAGACATACATGGGTCCAGCTCTGTTTGCA ATTACAATCGAAGCAATGAAGAGTGACATTGATGAGGTGGCCTTGCAAGGAATTGAGTTCTGGTCAAACGTATGTGATGAGGAGATGGACTTGGCTATTGAAGCATCCGAG gCAGCTGAGCAAGGAAGACCCCCAGAGCACACCAGCAAATTCTATGCCAAAGGAGCGCTTCAGTACTTGGTGCCCATCCTCACACAGACCCTGACTAAACAG gatgagaatgatgacgatgatgactGGAACCCTTGCAAGGCGGCGGGCGTGTGCCTCATGCTGCTGGCGACCTGCTGCGAGGACGACGTCGTGCCCCATGTGCTGCCCTTCATCAAGGAGCACATCAAGCACCCTGACTGGAGGTACCGGGACGCCTCCGTCATGGCTTTCGGGTCCATCCTCGAGGGGCCGGAGCTCAACCAGCTCAAACCGCTCGTCATTCAG GCCATGCCCACGCTGATTGAGCTTATGAAGGATCAGAGTGTGGTGGTCCGGGACACCACTGCCTGGACGGTGGGACGAATCTGTGAGCTGCTCCCGGAAGCCGCCATCAACGAGGTCTACCTGGCTCCACTGCTGCAGTGCCTGATTGACGGGCTGGGTGCGGAGCCCAGGGTGGCCTCCAACGTGTGCTGG GCTTTCTCCAGCTTGGCAGAAGCTGCATATGAGGCTGCTGATGTGGCCGATGACCAGGAGGAGCCGGCTACCTACTGCTTATCCTCCTCGTTTGAGCTGATCGTACAGAAACTCCTGGAGACCACAGACAG GCCTGATGGACATCAGAACAATTTGAGGAGTGCGGCGTATGAAGCCCTGATGGAGATTGTAAAGAACAGTGCGAAGGACTGCTACCCAGCTGTACAGAAAACTACTCTAGTCATCATGGAGAGGCTGCAGCGAGTGTTGCAGATGGAG TCTCACATTCAAAGCACATCCGACAGAATCCAGTTCAACGACTTGCAGTCTCTGCTCTGCGCCACGCTCCAG AACGTTCTGCGCAAGGTGCAGCACCAGGACGCCCTGCAGATCTCGGACGTGGTGATGGCGTCTCTGCTGAGAATGTTCCAGAGCACCGCAGGGTCCGGGGGGGTGCAGGAGGACGCGCTCATGGCGGTCAGCACTCTTGTCGAAG TCTTGGGCAGTGATTTCTTGAAATACATGGAAGCCTTTAAACCTTTCCTAGGTATTGGGCTGAAAAATTATGCAGAATATCAG GTTTGCTTGGCGGCAGTGGGGCTAGTCTGTGATCTGTGCAGAGCTCTAATGACAAATATTCTGCCACACTGCGATGAGATCATGCAACTACTGCTGGAAAACCTGGGG AATGAGAACGTGCACAGGTCTGTGAAGCCCCAGATTCTCTGTGCGTTTGGTGACATTGCCCTGGCCATCGGTGGAGAGTTCAAGAAGTACCTTGAGATTGTGCTGGACACTCTCCAGCAGGCGTCCCAAGCACAGGTTGACAAG ACGGACTATGACATGGTGGATTATCTGAATGAACTGCGGGAGGGGTGTCTGGAAGCGTACACGGGCATCATTCAAGGACTGAAAGGCGACCAGGAAAATGTGCATC CGGATGTGATGTTGGTGCAGCCTCGTGTAGAATTCATTCTTTCCTTCATTCACCACGTTGCAGAAGATGAGGATCACTCCGATGGAGTAGTGGCTAATGCTGCTGGCCTTATAGG TGATCTGTGCACAGTGTTTGGTAAAGATGTCATGAAGTTAGTGGAGGTGAGGCCTATGATTAATGAACTGCTAACTGAGGGCAGGAGATCAAAGACGAGCAAAACTAAAACTCTCGCTACATGGGCTACCAAGGAGCTGCGGAAACTAAAGAATCAGGCTTG A